Below is a window of Candidatus Effluviviaceae Genus I sp. DNA.
CACAACCGCGCCTGGAAGTCGAGGGTCTCCACGGCCATCAAGACGGCCCGCTCGGCCTCGGCCGAGGAGAAGGACCAGGCCGTGCGGAAGGCCGTGTCCGTGCTCGACAAGGCGGCCAAGGTCGGCGTCGTGAAGAAGCAGACGGCCAGGAGGAGGAAGTCGCGCCTCATGGCCGCCGCGGCGAAGGAGAAGTAGCGCGGGTCACGCCCGCGCCATGCGAAGCGCGCCCCCCTCGGGGATCCGAGGGGGGCGCATCGTTGCCAGCCCGGCGCGCGGGGCGCGCCCGGACCCTCCCTGCGCCTACGGCAGCGACGGCAGCATCCGCGCGATCGCCGTTGCGGCCGTCTCGCGCGGCACCTCCGCCTTCTCGCCGGTCTTCCGCACGCGCGACTCGACCACGCCCCTCTTGAGTCCCCTGTCCCCCACCGTCACGCGAAGCGGCGCGCCGACGAGGTCGGCGTCCTTGAACTTCGCGCCGGGCGACTCGTCGCGGTCGTCGTAGAGCACCTCGATGCCCGCGGCCGTGAGCTCCTCGTAGAGCGCGTCCGCGGCCTCGCGCGGCCCGGCGTCCCTGGGGTTGATCACGAGGAGGTGCACCGCGTACGGCGCCACGCTCGCCGGCCAGGCGATGCCGTCCTTGTCGTGGTGCTGCTCGACGATGGCCGCGGCCGTGCGCGAGACCCCGAGTCCGTAGCATCCCATGACGAGCGGCTTGGCCGTGCCGTCCTCGTCGAGGAACGTCGCCTTCATCGCGTCGGAGTACTTCGTGCCCAGCTTGAAGACCTGCCCGACCTCGATGCCGCGGAACGAGTCCAGCGCGGCGCCGCATCGCGCGCAACGGTCGCCCTTCGTGATGAGCGCGAGGTCGCGGAACTGCGGCGCCGGGAAGTCGCGCCCCGCGTTGGCGCCCACGAGGTGCGCGTCCTTCCGGTTCCCGCCGACGACGACGTTCCGGAGCGCCCGCACGGTCTCGTCCGCGACGACCTCCACGCCCGAGAGACCCACGGGGCCGGCGAAGCCGACGGGCGCGCCCGTCACCCGCTCGATGTCGCCCGGCGCCGCGGGCGCCACGACGTCCGCGCCGAGCGCCGTGGCGAGCTTGGCCTCGTTGATCTCGCGGTCCCCGCGGATGAGCGCCGCCACGATGCGCCCGTCGGCGTCGTAGAGGATGGTCTTCACGATCCGCGTGGGCGGGACCCCGAGGAAGCCCGCCACCTCCTCGATCGTCCTCATCCCTGGCGTGTCGACGGCCTCCATCGGGCGCTCGGCCTCGTCGGGCGGACCGGCCGGGGGCACGACGCCCTCCGCGCGCTCGTTCGTTGCCGCGTAGCCGCAGGCGCAGACGATGACCTCCGACTCGCCCGTGTCGGAGAGCACCATGAACTCGTGCGAGGAGCTTCCCCCGATGGCACCGGTGGCCGCTTCGACCGGACGGTACGTGAGCGCGCAGCGGTCGAAGATCCGCGAGTACGCCTCGCGCATCCGCTCGTACGTCTCCTGGAGCGACGCCTCATCGCGATGGAAGCTGTAGGCGTCCTTCATGATGAACTCGCGCGCCCTGACGACGCCGAAGCGCGGCCGCG
It encodes the following:
- a CDS encoding proline--tRNA ligase, with amino-acid sequence MRWTRALIPTHKEDPSDAETVSHKLMLRAGLIRKVTSGVYNYLPLGWRVIRKIEAIVREEMDTAGCQEILMPVLSPAELWLESGRWRVYGKELWRTKDRSGRDFALGPTHEEVVTDIARNEVRSYRELPFCLYQIQTKFRDEPRPRFGVVRAREFIMKDAYSFHRDEASLQETYERMREAYSRIFDRCALTYRPVEAATGAIGGSSSHEFMVLSDTGESEVIVCACGYAATNERAEGVVPPAGPPDEAERPMEAVDTPGMRTIEEVAGFLGVPPTRIVKTILYDADGRIVAALIRGDREINEAKLATALGADVVAPAAPGDIERVTGAPVGFAGPVGLSGVEVVADETVRALRNVVVGGNRKDAHLVGANAGRDFPAPQFRDLALITKGDRCARCGAALDSFRGIEVGQVFKLGTKYSDAMKATFLDEDGTAKPLVMGCYGLGVSRTAAAIVEQHHDKDGIAWPASVAPYAVHLLVINPRDAGPREAADALYEELTAAGIEVLYDDRDESPGAKFKDADLVGAPLRVTVGDRGLKRGVVESRVRKTGEKAEVPRETAATAIARMLPSLP
- a CDS encoding 30S ribosomal protein S20, with the translated sequence HNRAWKSRVSTAIKTARSASAEEKDQAVRKAVSVLDKAAKVGVVKKQTARRRKSRLMAAAAKEK